From the Bacteroidota bacterium genome, one window contains:
- a CDS encoding RNA polymerase sigma factor — protein sequence MLTINPTILKGCIDNDRRSQYELYRLCYGFMMGICYRYANGTDGAKELVNQAYLKTLTNLHYYDSSQLFESWLRTVTVRVCIDDFRRQKNYKAMIELTEHSELNEFQNDFDLNEADKKIEVEHIEQAMQKLPEMSRKVFNLFAIDGFSHQEISEQLGMSVGTSKWHVNQARTKLKELLISMMGSSIPKNYTVGGASLIIIFILYTFKNYIN from the coding sequence GTGCTAACAATAAACCCGACCATACTAAAAGGCTGTATTGACAACGACCGCCGATCGCAGTATGAGCTTTACCGCTTGTGCTATGGCTTTATGATGGGTATTTGTTACCGTTATGCCAATGGGACTGATGGAGCCAAGGAATTGGTAAACCAAGCTTATCTAAAAACTTTGACTAATTTGCATTACTATGATAGTAGTCAATTATTCGAAAGTTGGCTTAGAACCGTTACTGTGCGGGTATGTATTGATGATTTCAGACGACAAAAAAACTATAAAGCCATGATAGAATTAACAGAACATAGCGAACTTAATGAATTTCAAAATGATTTTGACTTGAATGAGGCTGATAAGAAAATTGAAGTGGAACATATTGAACAGGCCATGCAAAAATTGCCAGAAATGAGTCGAAAAGTTTTTAATTTATTTGCGATTGATGGGTTTAGTCACCAAGAAATTTCGGAACAACTAGGCATGAGTGTGGGTACTAGCAAATGGCATGTGAACCAAGCACGAACCAAATTAAAAGAACTACTGATAAGTATGATGGGAAGTTCTATCCCTAAAAACTATACTGTTGGTGGTGCTAGTCTTATTATTATATTTATATTATATACTTTCAAAAATTATATCAACTAA